The following are encoded in a window of Streptomyces sp. Go-475 genomic DNA:
- a CDS encoding YidC/Oxa1 family membrane protein insertase: MSVFASLVERLADLLQPLFGASAAAAAIVLFTALVRLLVHPLSRAAARGQKARTALQPKIAELRKKHGKNPEKLQKAVLELHAEEKVSPLAGCLPGLLQIPAFFLLYHLFSSDTIGGRANELLGHQLFAAPLGERWVDALDGGLLGGAGLVYAGLFAVVACVAAFSYRLSKRMMAKNPVVPAGEGEQVPGLGVMTKVMPFMSFFTLVTVAVVPLAAALYVVTSTTWSVVERAVLYR, translated from the coding sequence ATGTCCGTCTTCGCCAGCCTGGTCGAGCGACTCGCCGACCTGCTCCAGCCGCTGTTCGGCGCCTCCGCGGCCGCCGCCGCGATCGTCCTGTTCACCGCGCTCGTACGACTCCTCGTCCACCCCCTGTCCCGGGCCGCGGCGCGCGGCCAGAAGGCCCGCACCGCGCTCCAGCCGAAGATCGCCGAGCTGCGGAAGAAGCACGGCAAGAACCCCGAGAAGCTCCAGAAGGCCGTACTGGAGCTGCACGCCGAGGAGAAGGTGTCGCCGCTGGCCGGCTGCCTGCCCGGGCTGCTCCAGATCCCGGCGTTCTTCCTGCTCTACCACCTGTTCTCCAGCGACACGATCGGCGGGCGGGCCAACGAACTGCTCGGCCACCAGCTGTTCGCCGCGCCGCTGGGGGAGCGGTGGGTGGACGCGCTCGACGGCGGTCTCCTCGGCGGGGCGGGGCTGGTGTACGCCGGGCTGTTCGCGGTCGTCGCCTGCGTCGCCGCGTTCAGCTACCGCCTCAGCAAGCGCATGATGGCCAAGAACCCGGTCGTCCCGGCCGGGGAGGGCGAGCAGGTGCCCGGGCTGGGGGTGATGACCAAGGTCATGCCGTTCATGTCGTTCTTCACGCTCGTCACCGTGGCCGTGGTGCCGCTGGCCGCCGCGCTGTACGTCGTGACCAGCACGACGTGGAGCGTCGTCGAGCGGGCCGTGCTGTACCGGTAG
- a CDS encoding TetR/AcrR family transcriptional regulator produces the protein MRDEKKCPVCGTGLARPERGRPPVYCSRSCQARAYRRRRQPLPEPGTPPVSRPTEVRTRQRLRIAEAVWRIAAGQGLEAASMRRIAAEARVSLRVVQYHFDSKHALLVDALRLLHEENERLARARIPYDMTDLCALLRAVLDEFLPLDDQRAFALRVFTAYYARSLTDPALAAVFLAAEQPLERLVADIIGVAEATGATAPGIDRAHEADLLVSGAIGLGLDVLHERRSLADVRRVLDYHLARIFPTGAAERAEAG, from the coding sequence GTGCGTGACGAAAAGAAGTGCCCGGTGTGCGGCACGGGCCTGGCCCGCCCGGAGCGGGGGCGTCCGCCCGTCTACTGTTCGCGGAGCTGCCAGGCCCGGGCCTACCGGCGGCGCCGGCAGCCGCTGCCCGAGCCGGGCACGCCGCCGGTGTCCCGACCGACGGAGGTCCGGACGCGGCAGCGGCTGCGGATCGCCGAGGCGGTGTGGCGCATCGCGGCCGGGCAGGGCCTGGAGGCGGCGAGCATGCGCCGGATCGCGGCCGAGGCGAGGGTGTCGCTGCGGGTCGTGCAGTACCACTTCGACTCCAAGCACGCCCTCCTCGTCGACGCGCTGCGCCTGCTGCACGAGGAGAACGAGCGGCTGGCCCGGGCGCGCATCCCGTACGACATGACGGACCTCTGCGCCCTGCTGCGGGCGGTGCTGGACGAGTTCCTGCCGCTGGACGACCAGCGCGCCTTCGCCCTGCGCGTGTTCACGGCGTACTACGCGCGGAGCCTGACGGATCCCGCGCTGGCGGCGGTCTTCCTGGCCGCCGAGCAGCCGCTGGAGCGGCTCGTCGCGGACATCATCGGCGTGGCCGAGGCGACCGGGGCGACGGCACCGGGCATCGACCGGGCGCACGAGGCGGACCTGCTGGTGTCGGGAGCCATCGGCCTGGGCCTGGACGTCCTGCACGAACGCCGCTCCCTGGCGGACGTGCGGAGGGTGCTGGACTACCACCTGGCCCGGATCTTCCCCACCGGGGCGGCCGAGAGGGCCGAGGCCGGCTAG
- a CDS encoding DUF3592 domain-containing protein — MDQPWLTITLVMAAAMTAFGIGNLRIAQRQRRALSRLGVRGIRTRGEVARGPRRQGPTLHPPQVRYKAPPLNRPDAPPDQTYRRTPLNHEQHPLHTGVPVVLRYDPRDPRRVVVVHQKDGRPANVSYSAGAHLAWGVSCVLLGLGMGAGAFW; from the coding sequence GTGGACCAGCCCTGGCTCACGATCACACTCGTCATGGCCGCCGCCATGACGGCCTTCGGCATCGGGAACCTACGCATAGCCCAACGCCAACGCCGAGCCCTCTCCCGCCTCGGCGTCCGGGGCATCCGCACCAGGGGCGAGGTGGCCCGGGGCCCCCGCCGACAGGGCCCCACCCTCCACCCGCCCCAGGTCCGCTACAAAGCTCCACCACTCAACCGCCCCGACGCCCCACCCGACCAGACGTACCGCCGCACCCCGCTCAACCACGAGCAGCACCCTCTCCACACCGGCGTCCCGGTCGTCCTCCGCTACGACCCGAGGGACCCGCGCCGGGTGGTGGTCGTACACCAGAAGGACGGCAGGCCGGCGAACGTGTCGTACTCGGCGGGGGCGCACCTGGCCTGGGGTGTCTCCTGCGTGCTGCTCGGACTGGGGATGGGAGCGGGCGCGTTCTGGTGA
- a CDS encoding LLM class F420-dependent oxidoreductase, translating into MSTPVKEAVGRYGIWSVGLRSEDPDRRGELAEAAAELEELGYGAVWLGGNTSAAHAAPLIEATSRLTVGTSIQSIWQHEADATAAAFAELESAHPGRFVLGLGVSHARLAEQYRRPYSALVSYLDGLDAAGVPADRRVLAALGPKSLRLTRDRSAGAIPYLVTPEHTAHAREVLGEGPLLAPELAVVPETDPARARALAREFLKIYLPLPNYTNNFLRHGFTEDDLKDGGSDRLVDALFAWGDDEAIRARIDTFFQAGADHVALQVVDEEPRDALPRKAWRNLAALLD; encoded by the coding sequence ATGAGCACTCCCGTGAAGGAAGCGGTCGGCCGGTACGGCATCTGGAGCGTGGGCCTGCGCTCGGAGGACCCGGACCGGCGCGGCGAACTCGCCGAGGCCGCCGCCGAACTGGAGGAACTCGGCTACGGGGCCGTCTGGCTGGGCGGCAACACCTCCGCCGCCCACGCCGCCCCGCTGATCGAGGCGACCTCCCGGCTCACCGTCGGCACCAGCATCCAGAGCATCTGGCAGCACGAGGCGGACGCCACCGCCGCGGCCTTCGCCGAGCTGGAGTCCGCCCACCCCGGCCGTTTCGTGCTCGGCCTCGGCGTGAGCCACGCCAGGCTCGCGGAGCAGTACCGGCGTCCGTACTCGGCCCTCGTCTCCTACCTGGACGGCCTGGACGCCGCCGGGGTGCCCGCGGACCGCCGGGTCCTGGCCGCCCTCGGCCCGAAGAGCCTGCGGCTGACGCGCGACCGTTCCGCGGGGGCGATCCCCTACCTGGTCACCCCGGAGCACACCGCCCACGCCCGCGAGGTCCTGGGCGAAGGCCCCCTGCTGGCCCCCGAACTCGCGGTGGTCCCGGAGACGGACCCGGCCCGGGCCCGCGCCCTGGCCCGCGAGTTCCTGAAGATCTACCTCCCCCTGCCGAACTACACCAACAACTTCCTCCGGCACGGCTTCACCGAGGACGACCTCAAGGACGGCGGCAGCGACCGCCTGGTCGACGCCCTGTTCGCCTGGGGCGACGACGAGGCGATCCGCGCCAGGATCGACACCTTCTTCCAGGCGGGCGCGGACCACGTGGCCCTCCAGGTGGTGGACGAGGAACCGCGGGACGCCCTGCCGCGGAAGGCGTGGCGCAACCTGGCAGCGCTGCTGGACTGA
- a CDS encoding SEC-C domain-containing protein, with translation MRPDTPAENVDHTAEAARLERTAALYPEDAEALLLRAAAHLELSGDRPGATKLYDRLLSSSEGLDAPHLIRALKASNLWEYGHEAEARAIIEGVRVASPRDPAPWVIVAEALESHDELEAAHDTFTEAVRLLLSDVPEPPQPTHPLLFGRHRVRRMLGRSHDEWDAVADSVHSLPVSLDELHDPKRVWSLGSENPAELEAEILRLRAELGAYREALSRPFPVAILHWPADELRELLDAYPALAPEYPSHTEHLASIEHALRELSASGTPNLGIVTGTVPSYEAFAASEGTSPGDATLLPQYATTLAARGRAVAWPPQSTAACWCGSGRPYGACHGSTA, from the coding sequence ATGCGCCCCGACACGCCTGCCGAAAACGTCGACCACACCGCCGAGGCGGCACGCCTGGAGCGGACCGCCGCCCTGTATCCCGAGGACGCCGAGGCCCTGCTGCTGCGGGCAGCGGCCCACCTGGAACTCTCCGGCGACCGCCCCGGCGCGACGAAGCTCTACGACCGCCTGCTCTCCTCCTCCGAGGGCCTCGACGCCCCCCACCTGATCCGGGCGCTCAAGGCCTCGAACCTCTGGGAGTACGGCCACGAGGCCGAGGCCAGGGCGATCATCGAGGGCGTCCGGGTGGCGTCCCCCCGGGACCCGGCCCCCTGGGTGATCGTCGCCGAGGCCCTGGAGTCCCACGACGAGCTGGAAGCGGCGCACGACACGTTCACGGAGGCAGTACGCCTCCTCCTTTCCGACGTCCCGGAACCCCCGCAGCCGACGCACCCCCTCCTCTTCGGCCGCCACCGGGTCCGCCGCATGCTGGGCCGCTCCCACGACGAGTGGGACGCGGTGGCGGACTCGGTCCACTCCCTCCCGGTCTCCCTGGACGAACTCCACGACCCCAAGCGCGTGTGGTCCCTCGGCTCGGAGAACCCGGCGGAACTGGAAGCGGAGATCCTCCGCCTCCGCGCGGAACTGGGCGCCTACCGCGAGGCCCTCTCCCGCCCGTTCCCGGTGGCGATCCTCCACTGGCCGGCGGACGAACTGCGGGAACTCCTCGACGCGTACCCGGCGCTGGCACCGGAGTACCCCTCCCACACCGAACACCTCGCCTCAATAGAGCACGCCCTCCGCGAACTCTCCGCCTCCGGCACCCCGAACCTCGGCATCGTCACGGGCACGGTCCCCTCCTACGAGGCCTTCGCGGCATCGGAGGGCACATCCCCGGGCGACGCGACGCTGCTTCCCCAGTACGCGACGACACTGGCGGCACGGGGACGAGCGGTGGCCTGGCCCCCACAGAGCACCGCGGCGTGCTGGTGCGGCTCGGGCCGACCGTACGGCGCGTGCCACGGCAGCACGGCCTGA
- a CDS encoding very short patch repair endonuclease: MSRQASKDTAVELSVRRLLHAAGLRYRVEYPVPGMPRRRIDVAFPRAKVAVLIDGCFWHGCPQHATHPKANAEWWRRKLDRNMARDRETTEHLLAAGWTVLRFWEHQAPQEVALRVAEVVERRRTERTRGTEQ; encoded by the coding sequence ATGAGCAGGCAGGCGAGCAAGGACACGGCAGTCGAACTGTCCGTACGACGACTGCTGCACGCAGCCGGGCTGCGCTATCGCGTGGAGTACCCGGTGCCGGGCATGCCCCGAAGACGAATCGACGTGGCGTTCCCCCGGGCCAAGGTCGCGGTCCTCATCGACGGTTGCTTCTGGCACGGCTGCCCCCAACACGCCACCCATCCGAAGGCCAACGCTGAGTGGTGGCGCCGCAAGCTGGACCGGAACATGGCCCGCGACCGGGAGACGACCGAGCATCTGCTCGCGGCGGGGTGGACGGTGCTGCGGTTCTGGGAGCACCAAGCTCCCCAGGAAGTGGCCCTGCGCGTGGCGGAAGTCGTGGAGCGGCGACGGACCGAGCGAACCAGGGGGACAGAACAGTGA
- a CDS encoding Gfo/Idh/MocA family oxidoreductase — MTGTPLGTAPGTAPGSPLRVGLVGYGLAGSVFHAPLIAATEGLTLDTVVTSNPERQQQARAEFPDVRLSASPDELFDRAAELDLIVVASPNKTHVPLATTALEAGLPVVVDKPVAGTAAEARTLAALAEERGLLLSVFQNRRWDNDFLTLRKLLEEGELGDVWRFESRFERWRPQLKGGWRESGDPAEIGGLLYDLGSHVVDQALVLFGPAAAVYAESDLRRPGAETDDDTFIAITHASGVRSHLHVSATTAQLGPRFRVLGSRAGYVKYGLDPQEAALREGRRPGPDWGAEPESLWGRVGSGESPVTGGGRPEPTLPGDYPAYYAAVAKALLEGAPNPVTAREAAAALDVLEAARRSAREKVTVTL; from the coding sequence ATGACTGGCACACCCCTCGGTACAGCTCCCGGCACAGCCCCCGGCTCGCCCCTGCGCGTCGGCCTCGTCGGCTACGGCCTCGCCGGCTCCGTCTTCCACGCCCCGCTGATCGCCGCCACCGAGGGCCTCACCCTCGACACGGTCGTCACCTCGAACCCGGAACGGCAGCAGCAGGCCCGTGCCGAGTTCCCGGACGTGCGCCTCTCCGCCTCGCCGGACGAGCTGTTCGACCGGGCCGCCGAGCTGGACCTGATCGTCGTCGCGTCCCCGAACAAGACGCATGTGCCGCTCGCGACCACCGCCCTCGAGGCCGGCCTGCCGGTCGTGGTCGACAAGCCCGTCGCGGGCACGGCGGCCGAGGCCCGCACGCTCGCCGCCCTGGCCGAGGAGCGCGGCCTGCTCCTCTCCGTCTTCCAGAACCGCCGCTGGGACAACGACTTCCTCACCCTGCGCAAGCTGCTGGAGGAGGGCGAGCTGGGCGACGTCTGGCGGTTCGAATCCCGCTTCGAGCGCTGGCGTCCGCAGCTGAAGGGCGGCTGGCGCGAGTCCGGCGACCCGGCAGAGATCGGAGGTCTGCTCTACGACCTCGGCAGTCATGTCGTCGACCAGGCCCTGGTCCTCTTCGGCCCGGCGGCGGCCGTGTACGCGGAGTCGGACCTCCGCCGCCCGGGCGCCGAGACGGACGACGACACGTTCATCGCGATCACCCACGCGAGCGGCGTCCGCTCCCACCTCCACGTCTCCGCGACGACCGCCCAACTCGGCCCGCGCTTCCGCGTCCTGGGCTCGCGGGCGGGTTACGTGAAGTACGGCCTGGATCCCCAGGAGGCGGCCCTGCGCGAGGGACGCCGCCCCGGCCCCGACTGGGGCGCCGAACCCGAGTCGCTGTGGGGCCGGGTGGGCTCCGGAGAGTCCCCGGTGACCGGCGGCGGCCGCCCCGAACCGACCCTGCCGGGCGACTACCCCGCCTACTATGCGGCCGTAGCGAAGGCCCTGCTGGAGGGCGCCCCGAACCCGGTGACCGCGCGGGAGGCGGCCGCCGCCCTGGACGTACTGGAGGCCGCCCGTCGTTCGGCCCGCGAGAAGGTGACGGTGACCCTGTGA
- a CDS encoding fumarylacetoacetate hydrolase family protein, whose translation MKLLRVGTAGAERPALLDAEGTLRDLSGVVADVDGALLGDEAALGRVRAAADAGELPALDATGLRIGPPLGRIGKIVCIGLNYHDHARETGAEPPAEPVLFMKAPDTVVGPHDTVLVPRGSRKTDWEVELAVVIGRTARYLESAEEGLAHVAGYAVAHDVSEREFQIERGGTWDKGKNCETFNPLGPWLVTADEVPDPQDLSLKLWVNGELKQDGTTAEQIFPVGEVVRYLSHFMTLYPGDVINTGTPAGVALGAPEPKPYLRAGDVVELEIEGLGRQRQEFKNA comes from the coding sequence ATGAAGCTGCTGCGAGTCGGTACGGCGGGGGCGGAGCGGCCCGCGCTGCTCGACGCCGAGGGGACCCTGCGGGACCTGTCGGGCGTCGTCGCGGACGTGGACGGCGCGCTGCTCGGCGACGAGGCCGCGCTCGGCCGGGTCCGGGCCGCCGCCGACGCCGGCGAGCTGCCCGCGCTGGACGCCACCGGGCTGCGGATCGGACCGCCGCTGGGGCGGATCGGCAAGATCGTCTGCATCGGGCTGAACTACCACGACCACGCGCGCGAGACGGGCGCCGAGCCGCCCGCCGAGCCGGTCCTCTTCATGAAGGCGCCGGACACGGTCGTCGGCCCGCACGACACGGTGCTCGTGCCCCGCGGGTCCCGCAAGACCGACTGGGAGGTCGAGCTGGCCGTCGTCATCGGGCGTACGGCCAGGTATCTGGAGTCCGCGGAGGAAGGGCTCGCGCATGTCGCCGGGTACGCCGTCGCGCACGACGTGTCCGAGCGGGAGTTCCAGATCGAGCGGGGCGGCACCTGGGACAAGGGCAAGAACTGCGAGACGTTCAACCCGCTGGGGCCGTGGCTGGTGACGGCGGACGAGGTGCCGGACCCGCAGGACCTGTCGCTGAAGCTGTGGGTCAACGGGGAGCTGAAGCAGGACGGGACGACGGCCGAGCAGATCTTCCCGGTGGGGGAGGTCGTGCGGTACCTCAGCCACTTCATGACGCTGTACCCGGGTGACGTGATCAACACGGGGACGCCGGCGGGGGTGGCGCTGGGGGCGCCCGAGCCGAAGCCGTACCTGCGGGCCGGGGATGTCGTGGAGCTGGAGATCGAGGGGCTCGGGCGGCAGCGGCAGGAGTTCAAGAACGCCTGA
- a CDS encoding heme-degrading domain-containing protein produces MTHKSNPSHSQELTPKFHPELTPSLEELEKQERLLVFRQFTHDDAWALGSLLVELARERQAPVAIDIHRAGQQLFHAALPGSTPDNDAWIARKRRVVERYGSASYLVGARFRAKGTTFEESSRLDPDTYAAHGGSFPITVEGVGVIGAVTVSGLPQLQDHRLVVEALEQFLDR; encoded by the coding sequence GTGACCCACAAGAGCAACCCCTCCCACAGCCAGGAGCTGACCCCGAAGTTCCACCCGGAACTCACCCCGAGCCTGGAGGAGCTGGAGAAGCAGGAACGCCTCCTGGTCTTCCGCCAGTTCACGCACGACGACGCCTGGGCGCTCGGCTCCCTCCTCGTGGAGCTGGCCCGGGAGCGGCAGGCCCCGGTCGCCATCGACATCCACCGCGCCGGCCAGCAGCTCTTCCACGCGGCGCTGCCCGGCTCCACCCCGGACAACGACGCCTGGATCGCCCGCAAGCGCCGGGTGGTCGAGCGCTACGGCTCGGCCTCCTACCTGGTCGGCGCCCGCTTCCGCGCCAAGGGCACGACGTTCGAGGAGTCCTCGCGCCTCGACCCCGACACGTACGCGGCCCACGGCGGCTCCTTCCCGATCACCGTGGAGGGCGTCGGCGTGATCGGCGCGGTGACGGTGTCGGGCCTGCCGCAGTTGCAGGACCACCGGCTCGTGGTGGAGGCCCTGGAGCAATTCCTCGACCGTTGA
- a CDS encoding ROK family transcriptional regulator encodes MRGGGGGGGANLLALRSHNTALVLDLLRTAGADGISRLELAERTGLTPQAVSKITARLREDGLAAEAGRRASTGGKPRTVLRLVPEAGHAVGVHLDRDEVRVVLVDLRGTVVGERRTALDLGGGAGAVLGAVRDAVAEVLPDGFDRAPLGAGVALPGPLDHARGVLHRVTGFPEWDGFPLREALTDRLGVPVVVDKDTNAAALGLAAGGEGGSFAYLHLGTGLGAGLVIGGGVHRGARTGAGEFGHQVIQLDGPPCTCGDRGCVEALCLGAVARGDLEEAARVLGAGAANLVGLLDIDVVLLGGRTVTAAPEAFVRGVAAVLAERARRTGQDAVPVRVAPGGGRTVAVGAAQLVLGPVFGRGGG; translated from the coding sequence ATGCGCGGCGGCGGGGGCGGGGGCGGGGCGAACCTGCTCGCCCTGCGCAGCCACAACACCGCGCTGGTGCTCGACCTGCTGCGGACGGCCGGGGCCGACGGCATCAGCCGGCTCGAACTCGCCGAGCGGACCGGGCTCACCCCGCAGGCCGTCAGCAAGATCACGGCCCGGCTGCGGGAGGACGGGCTCGCGGCGGAGGCGGGCCGCCGGGCCTCCACGGGGGGCAAGCCGCGCACGGTGCTGCGGCTGGTGCCCGAGGCGGGGCACGCGGTGGGGGTCCATCTGGACCGGGACGAGGTGCGGGTCGTCCTCGTGGACCTGCGGGGGACCGTGGTGGGGGAGCGGCGGACCGCGCTCGACCTGGGGGGCGGGGCCGGGGCCGTGCTGGGGGCGGTACGGGACGCGGTGGCCGAGGTGCTGCCGGACGGGTTCGACCGGGCGCCGCTGGGCGCGGGCGTCGCGCTGCCCGGGCCGCTCGACCACGCCCGGGGCGTGCTGCACCGGGTGACCGGGTTCCCCGAGTGGGACGGCTTTCCGCTGCGCGAGGCGCTGACGGACCGGCTCGGAGTGCCGGTGGTGGTCGACAAGGACACCAACGCGGCGGCGCTCGGCCTGGCCGCCGGGGGCGAGGGCGGCTCCTTCGCCTACCTGCACCTCGGTACGGGGCTGGGGGCCGGGCTGGTGATCGGCGGCGGCGTGCACCGGGGCGCCCGGACCGGGGCGGGGGAGTTCGGCCACCAGGTGATCCAGCTGGACGGCCCGCCGTGCACCTGCGGCGACCGGGGCTGCGTCGAGGCGCTGTGCCTCGGCGCGGTGGCGCGGGGCGACCTGGAGGAGGCGGCGCGGGTGCTGGGGGCCGGGGCGGCGAACCTGGTCGGCCTGCTCGACATCGACGTCGTCCTGCTCGGCGGCCGTACGGTGACCGCGGCTCCGGAGGCGTTCGTGCGCGGGGTCGCCGCGGTACTGGCGGAGCGGGCCCGGCGAACGGGGCAGGACGCCGTTCCGGTACGGGTCGCCCCCGGCGGCGGACGGACCGTGGCGGTGGGGGCGGCGCAGTTGGTGCTCGGGCCGGTGTTCGGGCGCGGGGGTGGGTGA
- a CDS encoding beta-1,6-galactanase, with product MIRRRSLLAAAGGTFLGSALATGTAHADATIAVNPSTTYGTWEGWGTSLAWWANVFGARDDFADLFFTTKSVTYNGRSLPGLGLNIARYNLGACSWNSVGGETMVESPNIPAFKQIEGFWQDWNNEDPTSSAWKWTADANQRAMLVKAVQRGATTELFANSPMWWMCSNHNPSGAAGGGNNLQTWNYRQHASHLAATALYAKSNWGVNFATVDPFNEPASTWWTATGTQEGCHMDPAVQAAVLPYMRSELDKRGLTGIRIAASDETNYDTARSTWASFSSSTKSLVSQVNVHGYQGSGGRRDLLYTDVVTTSRKKLWNSETGDSDGTGLTMASNLCYDFRWLHPTAWCYWQVMDPSTGWAMIAYDANTLQPTTVQTKHYVLAQFSRHIRPGMTILDTGVSYAVAAYDAQARRLVIVAVNTATSAQTLTFDLSRFSTVTGGSGGLVPRWNTVTTGGGDLYTPRSDIRLNGKSVSVPFAAKSVQTLQIDNVTL from the coding sequence GTGATCCGACGCAGATCCCTGCTGGCCGCAGCGGGGGGTACGTTCCTCGGCAGCGCCCTGGCGACGGGCACCGCGCACGCGGACGCCACGATCGCCGTCAACCCGTCGACGACGTACGGCACCTGGGAGGGCTGGGGCACCTCCCTCGCCTGGTGGGCCAACGTCTTCGGCGCCCGGGACGACTTCGCCGACCTGTTCTTCACCACCAAGTCGGTCACGTACAACGGCCGTTCCCTGCCCGGCCTGGGCCTCAACATCGCCCGCTACAACCTCGGCGCGTGCAGCTGGAACAGCGTCGGCGGCGAGACCATGGTGGAGTCGCCCAACATCCCCGCCTTCAAGCAGATCGAGGGCTTCTGGCAGGACTGGAACAACGAGGACCCCACCTCCTCGGCCTGGAAGTGGACGGCGGACGCCAACCAGCGCGCGATGCTGGTCAAGGCGGTGCAACGGGGCGCGACAACCGAACTGTTCGCGAACTCCCCGATGTGGTGGATGTGCAGCAACCACAACCCCTCGGGCGCGGCCGGCGGCGGCAACAACCTCCAGACCTGGAACTACCGCCAGCACGCGAGCCACCTGGCGGCGACCGCCCTGTACGCGAAGTCGAACTGGGGCGTGAACTTCGCGACGGTCGACCCGTTCAACGAGCCGGCCTCCACCTGGTGGACCGCGACCGGCACCCAGGAGGGCTGCCACATGGACCCGGCGGTCCAGGCGGCCGTCCTCCCGTACATGCGCAGCGAGCTGGACAAGCGCGGCCTGACGGGCATCCGCATCGCGGCCTCGGACGAGACGAACTACGACACGGCCCGCTCCACCTGGGCGTCGTTCAGCTCCTCCACCAAGTCCCTGGTCTCCCAGGTCAACGTGCACGGCTACCAGGGCTCGGGCGGCCGCCGCGACCTCCTCTACACGGACGTGGTGACGACGTCCCGCAAGAAGCTGTGGAACTCCGAGACGGGCGACAGCGACGGCACGGGCCTGACGATGGCGTCCAACCTCTGCTACGACTTCCGCTGGCTGCACCCCACGGCCTGGTGCTACTGGCAGGTCATGGACCCGTCGACGGGCTGGGCGATGATCGCCTACGACGCGAACACCCTCCAGCCGACCACCGTCCAGACCAAGCACTACGTCCTGGCCCAGTTCAGCCGCCACATCCGCCCCGGCATGACGATCCTGGACACGGGCGTCAGCTACGCGGTGGCGGCGTACGACGCGCAGGCCCGCCGCCTGGTGATCGTGGCGGTCAACACGGCCACCTCCGCCCAGACCCTCACCTTCGACCTCTCCCGCTTCTCGACGGTGACGGGCGGCTCCGGGGGCCTGGTCCCCCGCTGGAACACGGTCACGACGGGCGGCGGCGACCTCTACACCCCGCGCTCGGACATCCGCCTGAACGGCAAATCGGTGAGCGTTCCCTTCGCGGCAAAGTCGGTCCAAACGCTCCAGATAGACAACGTGACGCTGTAG
- a CDS encoding DUF6412 domain-containing protein: MDRGWTTLRPALALLFLIVEVALLDTGSLSATVALAATAAASAALAVCAVVASRCAPTVPRTRVRTAIRDRDRRTAFLPQRDPDARGRTRPRAPGHALRATVA, encoded by the coding sequence ATGGACCGCGGTTGGACGACTCTGCGTCCCGCTCTCGCGCTGCTCTTCCTGATCGTCGAGGTGGCGCTGCTCGACACCGGCAGCCTCTCCGCCACCGTCGCGCTCGCCGCGACCGCCGCGGCCTCCGCCGCCCTCGCGGTCTGCGCCGTCGTCGCCTCGCGCTGCGCGCCCACGGTGCCGCGCACCCGGGTGCGTACGGCCATCCGCGACCGGGATCGCCGTACGGCCTTCCTGCCCCAGCGCGATCCCGACGCCCGGGGGCGCACCCGTCCCCGCGCGCCCGGACACGCCCTCCGGGCGACCGTCGCGTAG